The Mycobacterium avium subsp. avium genomic sequence AAGGCCGTGCACGCCGACGCCGTCGACGACGTCCGCGACGCGCTCAAGCAGATGAATTCCATTCGCAACGGCTATTCGGAAACGTTGCGCAAATCGATGGACTCTTTGCACACCGAAGGCTACGACCCTCCAACCACGGTCGACACCTGGATGGAGAGTCCGCTGAAACCGGGTGAGGTGAGGGATCTGGGACCAGTCGCCGGTACAGGTGGGGTGCCGGGCATCCCGGGGATCGGGGCCGCGGATTTGGGAGAGGTCGTCGAGATACCCGGGCAGCCCGGGAAGTACCTCGCCATCTTCGGGGATTCGTTCTCCGGAAATAAGATGGGCGATGGAGAACACTATCGGTCGGTGGCCGTGCCGGTGACCTTCGATGCCGAGGGCCACCCACATTTTGGGGCGCCATTGACGGGACCAGAAGGCAGCGGTCACGAGCTTTTTCCCATCCCGAGCGACGCGAAAGGTGTCACTGACACGCTGCCCTCGGGGACGATCACGCTGGGAGACAAAACCTACATGATGGTGACGGGCACTAAGGACGATCTAAAGCCAGTGGCTTCGTGGCTGGTCGAAGTGAATGGTGACCCGGGCAAGGGGTGGACAATGGTTCCAGGTTCATTTCGGGGCGCTGGGGACGCCCCCACCCAGGTCAGCGGGTATAAGGGCTCGGACGGCAAGGTCTACATCGCTGCCGACTCCTTCGACCGCAGTCGGGGCATCACCATGTACCGCGCGGACCCTGCGAACGTCTTCGAACGCGACAAGTGGCAGCCATGGACTGGCAAGGATTGGGGCAATCCCCGGGACCAGGCCGTACCAGTAACCACTGATCGCTATGGCGAATT encodes the following:
- a CDS encoding DUF4185 domain-containing protein, with protein sequence MQLTNLSEAELIASAGGDPWAINQSLQAGSPFQISQLAQAFHTAGRCTAEADHAFEDARKRFDAAWNHQNGDHPINDSDEVQRVTKSLGAQSLQLPKIGADLEGIAASLAEAQKAGAQEIAELERELRGLDNITGAINHDLTLDLSASERSELESLKKAVHADAVDDVRDALKQMNSIRNGYSETLRKSMDSLHTEGYDPPTTVDTWMESPLKPGEVRDLGPVAGTGGVPGIPGIGAADLGEVVEIPGQPGKYLAIFGDSFSGNKMGDGEHYRSVAVPVTFDAEGHPHFGAPLTGPEGSGHELFPIPSDAKGVTDTLPSGTITLGDKTYMMVTGTKDDLKPVASWLVEVNGDPGKGWTMVPGSFRGAGDAPTQVSGYKGSDGKVYIAADSFDRSRGITMYRADPANVFERDKWQPWTGKDWGNPRDQAVPVTTDRYGEFSFREIDGKPVFSGFNRDAQGGRMEVRVGPNPTGIFGNVPTTIIAQNGDPGAPKFMPQPYGGYIMPGSTLDDMKIFVSQWNTGKDGNNVPIGTPYDTREFQVNPFH